In the Chroococcidiopsis sp. SAG 2025 genome, one interval contains:
- the glgP gene encoding alpha-glucan family phosphorylase yields the protein MQPIRTFNVSPRLSPRLEPLRRLAYNLHWDWNVESKDLFRRLDPDLWESSHHNPVLMLGNISQARLQEVEEDEGFLAQMDRAARQLDDYLQERTWYDKQRGQKTGDGSLATQHALHESTRYAKECYAYFSAEFGLVDCLPIYSGGLGVLAGDHLKSASDLGLPLVGVGLLYQQGYFAQYLNADGWQQERYPINDFYNMPLHLERNPDGSEIRVAVDYPGRTVYARVWRVQVGMVPLYMLDTNIEPNGAYDHNITDQLYGGDLDMRIHQEIMLGIGGVRMLKALGYNVTAYHMNEGHSAFLALERIRVLMQGEGLSFTEARQVVAASNLFTTHTPVPAGIDLFPADKMLYYLGHYADAFGLGRDEFLGLGRENTGDLSAPFSMAVLALKMATFANGVAQLHGVVSREMFQGLWHGVPEEEVPITAITNGVHARSCVAKSTQELYDRYLGPNWSSAPRENQLWERMDAIPDEELWRNHERCRLDMIVYVREHLVKHLRDRGASPAEIAEAQEVLDPYALTIGFARRFATYKRATLWMRDFKRIEKILSNKDRKVQFVFAGKAHPKDIPGKELIREINRFIREHGLEKQVVFVPNYDINIARLLVAGCDVWLNNPRRPREASGTSGMKAAMNGLLNLSVLDGWWDEADYVRTGWAIGHGEIYDDPNFQDEVEANALYDLIEQEVARLFYDRDTDNLPRHWIAKMKDAIRINCPFFNTSRMVGEYALRGYFPASDRYSTLTADNFVPAKELARWKADLTEHWNYIKVVEIDIAEPAEIQVNQNIAVKARIDLATLSPDSVQVELYKGNVDASGEIVNGVPITMQFQGTDPQGMSIYTVEINYTTSGLQGLSLRVLPKHKYLSNPYETRLILWAEDSSTVKVSSLDGQGSRDNNVPAGAIA from the coding sequence ATGCAACCAATTCGCACGTTTAATGTCTCTCCTCGCCTATCGCCACGCCTCGAACCTCTCCGGCGGCTGGCTTACAACTTGCATTGGGATTGGAACGTTGAAAGCAAAGATTTATTTCGGCGCTTAGACCCCGATTTGTGGGAATCGAGCCACCATAACCCCGTGTTAATGTTGGGTAACATCAGTCAAGCGCGGTTGCAAGAAGTGGAGGAAGATGAAGGCTTCTTGGCGCAAATGGATAGAGCAGCCCGTCAGCTAGATGACTACTTGCAAGAACGCACCTGGTACGATAAGCAACGGGGACAGAAGACGGGAGACGGTAGCCTTGCCACGCAGCACGCGCTCCACGAATCTACGCGCTATGCCAAAGAGTGTTACGCTTATTTTTCGGCAGAATTTGGTCTAGTAGATTGTTTGCCTATCTACTCTGGTGGCTTAGGGGTACTAGCAGGAGATCATCTCAAATCTGCGAGTGACTTGGGTTTACCACTGGTAGGTGTGGGCTTACTCTATCAGCAAGGCTATTTTGCCCAATATCTCAACGCTGATGGTTGGCAACAAGAACGCTATCCCATCAATGACTTTTATAATATGCCACTGCACTTAGAGCGCAATCCTGACGGCTCTGAGATTCGCGTTGCTGTAGACTACCCTGGAAGAACCGTCTATGCAAGAGTCTGGCGCGTGCAGGTGGGGATGGTTCCGCTGTACATGCTCGATACCAATATCGAACCTAACGGTGCTTACGACCATAACATCACCGACCAACTCTACGGCGGCGACCTCGATATGCGCATCCACCAAGAAATTATGTTGGGAATTGGTGGCGTGCGGATGCTGAAGGCGTTGGGATATAACGTCACGGCATACCACATGAACGAAGGACACTCGGCATTCTTGGCGTTAGAACGCATCCGCGTGTTGATGCAGGGTGAAGGTTTGAGTTTTACTGAAGCCAGGCAAGTCGTAGCGGCGAGTAACCTATTTACCACCCATACCCCGGTTCCCGCAGGGATCGATTTGTTCCCCGCGGACAAAATGTTGTATTACCTGGGACATTATGCCGATGCATTCGGGTTGGGACGCGATGAGTTTTTGGGCTTGGGACGCGAAAATACTGGGGATCTGAGCGCGCCTTTTAGTATGGCAGTGTTAGCGCTGAAAATGGCGACTTTTGCCAACGGGGTAGCCCAGTTACACGGTGTCGTCTCGCGCGAGATGTTTCAAGGATTGTGGCACGGTGTTCCAGAAGAAGAAGTGCCAATTACAGCCATTACTAATGGGGTTCACGCCCGTAGTTGCGTTGCTAAGTCAACCCAGGAATTATACGATCGCTATTTGGGTCCGAATTGGTCTTCAGCCCCCAGGGAGAATCAGTTATGGGAACGGATGGATGCAATTCCCGATGAGGAGTTGTGGCGCAACCACGAACGCTGTCGTCTGGACATGATCGTTTACGTGCGGGAGCATTTAGTCAAGCATTTGCGCGATCGCGGCGCTTCTCCTGCTGAAATTGCCGAAGCTCAAGAAGTTTTAGATCCCTATGCTTTAACCATCGGCTTTGCACGGCGCTTTGCTACCTACAAGCGGGCAACTTTATGGATGCGCGACTTTAAGCGGATCGAGAAAATTCTCAGCAACAAAGATCGGAAAGTACAATTTGTCTTTGCAGGTAAAGCACACCCTAAAGATATTCCAGGCAAAGAACTGATCCGCGAGATCAACCGCTTTATTCGCGAACACGGACTAGAAAAGCAAGTCGTCTTCGTCCCCAACTACGATATCAATATTGCACGGTTGTTAGTAGCTGGCTGCGACGTTTGGCTCAACAATCCCCGCCGTCCCCGCGAGGCTTCCGGTACGAGTGGGATGAAAGCGGCGATGAATGGACTACTCAACTTGAGTGTTTTAGATGGATGGTGGGATGAAGCTGATTACGTCCGCACTGGTTGGGCGATTGGACATGGAGAAATTTATGACGATCCCAATTTCCAAGATGAAGTCGAAGCAAATGCTTTGTACGATTTAATCGAGCAGGAAGTTGCCAGACTATTTTACGATCGCGATACTGACAATCTGCCCCGCCACTGGATTGCCAAAATGAAGGATGCAATTCGGATTAACTGTCCGTTTTTCAATACTTCGCGGATGGTGGGCGAGTACGCCTTACGGGGTTATTTCCCAGCTAGCGATCGCTACTCTACCTTAACTGCCGATAATTTTGTCCCAGCGAAAGAATTGGCTCGTTGGAAAGCCGATTTAACCGAACACTGGAACTACATTAAAGTTGTCGAGATCGATATTGCCGAACCAGCAGAAATTCAAGTGAATCAAAATATTGCTGTCAAAGCCAGGATCGATCTTGCCACATTGTCCCCTGATAGCGTGCAGGTAGAACTGTATAAAGGTAACGTCGATGCTAGTGGGGAAATTGTCAACGGCGTACCAATTACGATGCAGTTTCAAGGTACAGATCCACAGGGGATGAGTATCTATACGGTTGAAATTAACTACACCACTTCTGGTTTACAAGGATTGTCATTACGGGTATTGCCAAAACACAAATATCTGTCCAATCCCTACGAGACGCGACTAATTCTCTGGGCGGAGGACTCCAGCACTGTCAAGGTTAGCAGCTTGGACGGGCAAGGGAGCAGGGACAACAATGTACCCGCTGGTGCGATCGCCTAA
- a CDS encoding ABA4-like family protein has translation MTIEQLFNGANIFVLPFWVLIILLPNWGVTRKIMESYLPFVALAALYGFFFVNSLTAENAQALSNPQLKLADLAQIFANPKVMATGWTHYLVMDLFVGRWIYWEGQRTGVWTIHSLALCLFAGPLGLLSHILTSTISQKFFIRTEEAKVETATTSS, from the coding sequence ATGACAATCGAACAACTATTTAATGGTGCAAATATCTTCGTTTTACCCTTTTGGGTATTGATAATTCTGCTGCCAAATTGGGGCGTAACCCGAAAGATAATGGAATCTTACTTACCATTTGTCGCCCTGGCAGCGTTATATGGCTTTTTCTTCGTCAATAGTCTCACTGCCGAAAACGCCCAAGCTTTATCCAATCCCCAATTAAAACTAGCAGATCTGGCTCAAATCTTTGCCAATCCGAAAGTCATGGCGACGGGATGGACTCATTATCTCGTCATGGATTTATTTGTCGGACGCTGGATCTACTGGGAAGGACAGCGCACCGGAGTCTGGACAATTCACTCTTTAGCTTTGTGTTTATTTGCAGGTCCTTTAGGCTTACTCTCCCACATCCTCACTAGCACCATCAGCCAAAAGTTTTTTATTCGTACCGAAGAAGCTAAGGTAGAAACTGCTACCACCTCTAGCTAA
- a CDS encoding serine/threonine-protein kinase, which yields MADGNNNNANFLKIVYTKVTTNGQTELVPLKLYSEVPIEEIALPEVKTPTANTATGMLIANRYLLHRVLGQGGFGRTYLAYDQHCFNKFCVLKEFLPDSIATHCLQKSRDLFEREARILYQISHYQIPKFLACFEDNGRLFLVQEYVDGKNYSHILRDRLLKTGQAFSEAEIVQWLQHLLPVLDYIHQHGIIHRDISPDNIIFDGEKNLPVLIDFGVGKQGVEASGNMAATNSEQAYINYKSMVGKVGYAPHEQIRMGHCSPSSDLYALGVTAIVLLTGKAPHELLDRYSLEWLWQDYKPVSHGLTQILNKMLADRPRERYQSAMEVLSAMGGARSQPTVINPPGTGFVPQSPQKPVFPSQQQASFYPQITGIPSQPPQVTPPPIEQRSSLHPEFVKLCHQELTNFVGPIASFLIQDALTQNPSISAHMLVEALAEKIPNPQQAIAFRRRLY from the coding sequence ATGGCTGACGGTAACAATAATAACGCCAATTTTTTAAAAATCGTTTATACCAAAGTCACAACCAACGGTCAAACTGAGTTAGTGCCACTCAAGCTCTACTCGGAAGTGCCGATTGAAGAAATTGCCTTGCCTGAAGTCAAAACTCCAACCGCAAATACGGCAACGGGAATGTTAATCGCTAATCGTTATTTGCTACATCGAGTTTTGGGACAAGGAGGATTTGGACGGACATACCTAGCCTACGACCAACATTGCTTTAATAAGTTTTGTGTTTTAAAAGAATTTTTACCAGATTCAATTGCGACGCATTGTTTGCAAAAATCTCGCGATTTGTTTGAGCGAGAAGCAAGAATATTATATCAAATTTCTCATTATCAAATTCCTAAGTTTTTAGCGTGTTTTGAAGATAACGGACGGCTATTTTTAGTTCAGGAATATGTTGACGGCAAGAATTATTCGCATATTTTGCGAGACCGTTTACTAAAAACCGGACAAGCCTTTTCTGAAGCAGAAATAGTGCAATGGCTTCAGCATTTATTACCTGTATTAGATTATATTCATCAACACGGAATTATTCACCGCGATATTTCTCCTGATAATATCATCTTTGATGGGGAGAAGAATTTACCCGTATTAATTGATTTCGGTGTAGGTAAGCAGGGAGTAGAAGCATCTGGTAATATGGCTGCTACTAACTCCGAGCAAGCCTATATTAACTATAAATCTATGGTGGGTAAAGTTGGCTATGCTCCCCACGAACAGATTCGGATGGGTCACTGTTCTCCTAGTAGCGACCTCTATGCTTTGGGCGTGACTGCAATTGTTTTATTAACAGGTAAAGCACCCCATGAATTGCTCGATCGCTATTCTTTAGAGTGGCTCTGGCAAGATTATAAACCCGTCAGTCACGGCTTGACTCAAATTCTGAATAAAATGCTTGCTGACAGACCGCGAGAGCGCTATCAATCGGCAATGGAGGTACTTTCCGCAATGGGTGGAGCGCGATCGCAGCCTACTGTTATTAATCCACCTGGGACAGGATTTGTACCGCAATCGCCACAAAAACCTGTATTTCCCAGCCAACAACAGGCTTCTTTTTATCCGCAGATTACAGGTATTCCATCACAACCACCACAAGTCACTCCACCTCCAATCGAGCAACGTTCCTCGCTGCATCCTGAATTCGTGAAACTTTGCCATCAAGAACTAACTAATTTTGTGGGACCAATTGCGAGTTTTTTAATTCAAGATGCTTTAACTCAAAATCCTAGTATATCGGCTCATATGCTGGTAGAAGCTTTAGCCGAAAAAATTCCCAATCCACAACAGGCGATCGCGTTTCGTCGTCGTTTGTACTAG
- a CDS encoding FecR domain-containing protein, giving the protein MKWWQRSFAPGFIAGNLVAMFGSLAIAQSDLLTQAEIYKLVNRVQLWLKNQPPRSAQVADMVQPLDAVKTDPLARADLVFNEGSLVRLGGNAIFRFVPGSRSFQLRNGTGLFIFPPGDKSGTVVTPEAVVTAPGTAVWVQHNSDKHTTSIGVLTENPQVPVTVATSGGEGVVVLDAGQRTAVKQGELTAVKDMSLRRFYKACNLAADLGTAEETLSDSLPPQAQNTILTVRNQAIAALEDQFRDETAPPPGFEQIVPCTVKEEPKGISTDPQNVFQGFPSVPSRR; this is encoded by the coding sequence ATGAAATGGTGGCAACGTTCGTTCGCGCCAGGATTTATCGCTGGTAATCTGGTAGCCATGTTCGGTAGTCTGGCGATCGCGCAGTCAGATTTGTTGACTCAAGCAGAAATCTATAAATTAGTCAATCGAGTCCAATTATGGCTGAAAAACCAACCGCCGCGATCGGCGCAAGTTGCAGACATGGTTCAGCCTCTAGATGCAGTCAAAACCGATCCCCTCGCTAGAGCAGATTTAGTTTTTAATGAAGGTTCGCTGGTGCGGTTAGGAGGAAATGCTATTTTTCGCTTTGTACCTGGTAGTCGTAGTTTTCAGTTGCGTAACGGTACTGGCTTGTTTATTTTTCCACCTGGAGATAAGAGCGGTACTGTTGTGACACCAGAAGCTGTAGTCACAGCGCCGGGAACAGCTGTATGGGTGCAGCATAACTCAGATAAACACACGACATCGATTGGAGTTTTGACCGAAAACCCCCAAGTTCCCGTGACTGTCGCAACTTCTGGGGGTGAAGGCGTAGTGGTTTTAGATGCGGGACAGCGCACGGCTGTGAAACAAGGAGAATTGACAGCTGTAAAAGATATGAGCTTGAGGCGATTTTACAAAGCCTGCAATCTAGCGGCTGACTTAGGCACGGCGGAGGAAACACTGAGCGATAGCCTCCCGCCACAAGCACAAAATACAATTCTGACAGTCCGAAATCAGGCGATCGCCGCTTTAGAAGATCAATTCCGTGACGAAACAGCACCCCCACCTGGTTTCGAGCAGATCGTACCGTGTACCGTCAAAGAAGAACCGAAAGGTATTTCAACAGATCCTCAGAATGTTTTTCAGGGTTTTCCATCTGTGCCAAGTAGGAGATGA
- a CDS encoding Mo-dependent nitrogenase C-terminal domain-containing protein, with protein sequence MFAPIVLKSNICHWLESLEIHNPKFAHLFCQLIPARCPFERTITCFGRTLVHIPPLCKLNPFYEQIVYLRFKCLCFLADECGEDVTVYC encoded by the coding sequence ATGTTCGCACCAATCGTACTCAAAAGTAATATCTGCCACTGGTTAGAAAGCCTAGAAATTCACAATCCCAAATTCGCTCATCTGTTTTGTCAGTTAATTCCCGCACGGTGTCCTTTTGAACGGACAATAACCTGCTTTGGGCGCACGCTGGTTCACATTCCACCTCTATGTAAGTTAAATCCTTTCTACGAACAGATCGTTTACCTCCGCTTCAAGTGCCTGTGCTTCCTAGCAGACGAGTGCGGTGAAGATGTTACGGTTTATTGTTAA
- a CDS encoding sigma-70 family RNA polymerase sigma factor, giving the protein MRPRQGIIEIFSTFLQFDADRFRAWVSDPHLRRSMQARLAQSPQMEAAENYWVLYWYKLWQTQPESLAKAHLTAYLQEVCYWTAHKTSASFTSSQYTLSDCFQMAIARFDKVLKGFNPQLGYGFKNYASAIFSSVLKDLLRQQQEVDISTNWSLLRRLSQKRLVESLQNTGLGVEVINRYVLAWNCFKTLYVPIHPTGTRQLPKPESETWEAIAKLYNQERITQLHPSGAESNAQTLEKWLVACAKAARSYLYPSLVSIDAPKPGQESGAFLDDLGSFEQDNYLNEMIAVEEQKTQQSRQTKMQAVLAEAIAKLDSQAQTIMQMYYGQGLTQQEIAKAIDTKQYTVSRRLTRARESLLLALAKWSQETLHITLTSEVLNNINTVLEEWLQVHYRRPSSLMESTS; this is encoded by the coding sequence ATGCGTCCCCGTCAAGGCATTATCGAAATCTTTTCGACCTTTCTGCAATTTGACGCAGACCGCTTCCGTGCTTGGGTCAGCGACCCGCACTTGCGGCGGAGTATGCAAGCTAGGCTGGCACAATCTCCGCAAATGGAGGCGGCGGAAAACTATTGGGTTCTTTATTGGTATAAGTTGTGGCAAACTCAGCCTGAGAGTTTAGCTAAGGCACACCTTACCGCTTACTTGCAGGAAGTGTGCTACTGGACGGCACATAAAACTAGCGCTAGCTTTACTTCGTCCCAATACACCTTGTCCGATTGCTTTCAAATGGCGATCGCCCGTTTTGATAAGGTCTTAAAAGGCTTTAACCCCCAATTGGGTTACGGGTTTAAAAACTATGCCAGTGCAATTTTTAGCAGCGTCCTGAAAGATTTGCTGCGCCAACAGCAGGAAGTCGATATTTCGACAAATTGGTCGCTGTTGCGTCGTTTGAGTCAAAAAAGACTGGTAGAGTCTTTACAAAATACTGGACTGGGTGTAGAGGTAATTAACCGTTATGTCCTTGCCTGGAACTGCTTCAAAACACTTTACGTCCCGATTCACCCCACGGGAACCCGCCAGCTGCCCAAACCGGAATCTGAGACTTGGGAGGCGATCGCTAAACTTTACAATCAAGAACGCATTACCCAACTCCACCCTTCAGGGGCAGAATCTAACGCTCAGACGCTAGAAAAATGGCTGGTTGCCTGTGCTAAAGCCGCACGGTCTTACCTTTATCCCTCACTCGTATCGATCGATGCTCCCAAACCAGGGCAAGAATCAGGAGCATTTCTCGACGATCTGGGTAGCTTCGAGCAAGATAATTATCTTAACGAGATGATCGCTGTTGAAGAACAGAAAACACAGCAATCGCGACAAACTAAGATGCAGGCAGTTTTAGCAGAAGCGATCGCCAAATTGGACTCGCAAGCGCAGACAATTATGCAAATGTACTACGGACAAGGACTCACCCAACAGGAAATTGCCAAGGCGATCGATACCAAACAATATACAGTTTCTCGCCGCCTCACCAGAGCTAGAGAAAGTTTGTTACTGGCTTTGGCAAAATGGAGTCAAGAGACATTGCATATTACTCTGACATCAGAGGTACTCAATAATATCAACACAGTTTTAGAGGAATGGTTGCAGGTACATTACCGCCGTCCCTCCTCGCTCATGGAGTCTACCTCATGA
- a CDS encoding DUF1822 family protein, with amino-acid sequence MTFDPNSLTLTDPTQVWLEVSDLVRSQAWQRSQACSHPSSRWNAYLNQVCLQTILPWLREEHAGKALAVPSFTALPSIWEFVNGTGVAWDRMRIVLVPTETIDLSELRVPQEWVDIPDWVADYYFGVQVDPDCASIRIWGYATHEQLKQNGSYDSQDRSYCLDEAHVIQNMSVLWVGRQLGITETTRRTVATLPAIPLAQAENLIPRLGNSEVVSPRLAVPFQLWGALISHGGWRQKLYHHRLGHPEQWSVLEWLQTGVSDAARQMGWGQSTWQPAIVAAARGTTQFFPEVLLTRHMIIAQQQYELRVMPRTGGVWRFELRHAMGDSIPAGFTLRLLTEDLQAFEGNEDTASKPVECLFVEVSLAPGEGIVWEIEPTPINYDREILRF; translated from the coding sequence ATGACCTTCGATCCTAACTCGCTAACCTTAACCGATCCGACACAAGTGTGGCTGGAAGTGTCGGATTTAGTGCGATCGCAGGCATGGCAGCGCAGCCAAGCTTGTTCTCATCCCAGCAGTCGTTGGAACGCCTATCTCAATCAAGTTTGCCTCCAGACTATATTACCCTGGTTGCGGGAAGAACACGCTGGAAAAGCTTTGGCTGTACCGAGTTTCACCGCTTTGCCTAGCATCTGGGAATTTGTGAATGGAACGGGCGTAGCTTGGGACAGGATGCGGATAGTCTTAGTCCCTACTGAGACAATTGACTTAAGCGAACTGCGCGTGCCTCAGGAATGGGTAGACATTCCCGACTGGGTTGCCGATTATTACTTTGGCGTACAAGTAGATCCCGATTGTGCATCTATTAGAATTTGGGGTTATGCTACCCACGAACAACTCAAACAAAACGGTAGCTACGATTCCCAAGACCGCAGCTATTGCCTAGATGAAGCCCATGTAATTCAGAACATGAGCGTGTTGTGGGTAGGCAGACAACTCGGTATTACTGAAACGACACGCCGGACAGTTGCAACTTTACCCGCCATTCCCTTAGCACAGGCAGAAAATTTAATTCCCCGCCTGGGTAACTCAGAAGTTGTGAGTCCGCGCTTGGCAGTACCGTTTCAATTGTGGGGCGCGTTGATCTCGCATGGCGGTTGGCGACAAAAACTTTACCATCACCGTTTGGGACATCCCGAACAGTGGTCGGTTTTAGAATGGCTGCAAACCGGAGTATCCGACGCAGCAAGACAGATGGGATGGGGACAAAGCACCTGGCAACCAGCGATCGTGGCGGCTGCAAGAGGGACGACACAATTTTTTCCAGAAGTTTTGCTGACTCGCCACATGATTATTGCCCAGCAGCAGTATGAATTAAGAGTGATGCCTCGGACTGGGGGAGTCTGGCGATTTGAGTTACGCCACGCTATGGGCGATTCCATTCCCGCCGGATTTACACTACGCTTGCTGACCGAAGACTTACAAGCATTTGAAGGCAACGAAGATACAGCTAGTAAACCTGTAGAATGTCTATTTGTCGAAGTCTCCCTTGCCCCAGGCGAAGGCATAGTTTGGGAAATTGAACCCACACCAATCAATTACGATCGCGAGATTTTGCGGTTTTGA
- a CDS encoding EVE domain-containing protein has product MNYWLMKSEPETYSISDLDRDRTTIWDGVRNYQARNYLRQMQVGDLAFFYHSNTTPPGIVGLMRVVIPEVIDPTQFDSSSPYYDPKSDSHSPRWYTVKVEFVKVFPRFISLPTLKQKFSPEELGVVRQGNRLSVMPVTDAIAQTILALAQ; this is encoded by the coding sequence ATGAATTATTGGTTAATGAAGTCAGAACCAGAGACTTACAGCATTTCAGACCTCGATCGCGATCGCACCACGATTTGGGATGGGGTACGTAACTATCAAGCCCGCAACTATTTGCGTCAAATGCAAGTAGGAGATTTAGCTTTTTTCTACCACTCTAATACTACGCCCCCGGGAATTGTGGGTTTGATGCGAGTTGTCATACCTGAAGTTATCGATCCGACGCAGTTTGACTCTAGTAGCCCTTACTACGACCCAAAATCGGATTCTCATTCGCCGCGCTGGTATACAGTTAAAGTGGAATTTGTCAAGGTTTTTCCTCGATTTATTTCCCTACCTACGTTGAAACAAAAATTTAGTCCAGAAGAACTAGGCGTAGTCAGACAAGGCAATCGCTTGTCAGTAATGCCCGTTACCGATGCGATCGCCCAGACAATACTAGCATTGGCTCAGTGA